A window of Paenibacillus polygoni contains these coding sequences:
- a CDS encoding stage VI sporulation protein F has product MADNISKDALNAINKKTGKKITEGAVKKLASTVKPSTLQNEDQLRTLIKQVSAMAKVPVSEETIQEIVNAIKKSGMNPSNMEAIMKMMMKKK; this is encoded by the coding sequence ATGGCAGACAATATTTCTAAAGATGCTCTAAATGCAATAAATAAAAAGACAGGGAAGAAGATCACGGAAGGTGCAGTGAAAAAGCTCGCTAGTACGGTGAAACCTTCTACTCTACAAAATGAGGATCAGCTTAGAACGCTCATCAAACAAGTTTCTGCAATGGCGAAAGTACCTGTCAGTGAAGAAACGATTCAAGAAATCGTGAATGCGATCAAGAAAAGCGGTATGAATCCGAGTAACATGGAAGCAATCATGAAAATGATGATGAAAAAGAAATAA
- the mtrB gene encoding trp RNA-binding attenuation protein MtrB, which translates to MEGPINNGDYIVIKAKENGVHVIGLTRGHDTRFHHTEKLDKGEVLIAQFTDHTSAIKIRGKAEVMTKHGVIESDQ; encoded by the coding sequence ATGGAAGGTCCAATCAACAACGGGGATTATATCGTAATCAAGGCAAAAGAGAACGGTGTTCATGTCATTGGTTTGACACGAGGTCATGATACCCGGTTCCACCATACGGAGAAGCTTGATAAGGGTGAGGTTCTCATCGCACAATTTACAGATCATACCTCTGCTATTAAAATTCGCGGCAAAGCAGAAGTCATGACAAAACACGGTGTTATTGAATCAGATCAATAA
- a CDS encoding HU family DNA-binding protein: MNKSDLITQVAESTELPKKDVTKAVDAVFEAISEALQKGDKVQLVGFGNFEVRERSARKGRNPQTGEEIEIPASKIPAFKPGKALKDGIK; this comes from the coding sequence TTGAATAAATCGGATCTGATCACACAAGTAGCTGAATCTACTGAACTGCCTAAGAAAGATGTAACGAAAGCGGTTGATGCCGTATTCGAAGCTATTTCTGAAGCGTTGCAAAAAGGTGACAAAGTACAACTCGTTGGTTTTGGTAACTTTGAAGTACGCGAGCGTTCTGCACGTAAAGGACGTAACCCGCAAACAGGTGAGGAAATCGAAATTCCAGCGAGCAAAATTCCTGCTTTTAAACCAGGTAAAGCGCTCAAAGACGGAATCAAATAA
- a CDS encoding 2Fe-2S iron-sulfur cluster-binding protein has protein sequence MKVTFLPSGKQVEVKQGVTLLQASRLAGITIPTRCGGKAGCMMCKVNVPEGEEGHLSKPGRAERNKLGTWIDHGTRLACQAAVQDSVTVQVPEDKLKAAIRKQLERQAEEDTLW, from the coding sequence ATGAAGGTAACCTTTTTACCAAGTGGCAAACAGGTTGAAGTGAAGCAGGGAGTTACTTTACTTCAAGCAAGTCGTTTAGCAGGGATTACGATCCCTACAAGGTGCGGAGGCAAGGCTGGATGTATGATGTGCAAAGTGAATGTTCCTGAAGGAGAAGAAGGTCATCTGAGTAAACCAGGAAGAGCTGAACGTAACAAGCTCGGCACATGGATCGATCATGGGACACGTTTAGCTTGTCAGGCTGCTGTTCAGGACTCAGTTACCGTTCAAGTACCTGAGGATAAGCTGAAAGCAGCGATTCGTAAACAGCTCGAAAGACAAGCTGAAGAAGATACGCTTTGGTAA
- a CDS encoding UbiA-like polyprenyltransferase has product MFKKIGIFLEMIKIEHTLFALPFAFMGAVLGSTEITGHLPSWAQIGWVLLAMIGARSAAFGLNRMIDRVIDAKNPRTAGRAIPAGLLKISEVVVFVIISFLLLFWAASQLNPLSVKLLPIAVFMLVIYSYTKRFTWACHIVLGFTIALAPLGGWVAVTGEINLSSLVLYVAAAFWTAGFDIIYACQDIEFDREEGVYSIPSRFGVAGALTIAKVFHLITAAGFIALLFITGLSWIYAVGILISCALLIYEHYIVTPSDLSRLQTAFFTLNSVVSIVIFVFTLIDVVVF; this is encoded by the coding sequence ATGTTTAAGAAAATTGGTATATTTCTAGAAATGATTAAAATTGAGCATACGCTGTTTGCGTTGCCATTTGCATTTATGGGTGCTGTGCTGGGATCAACAGAAATAACGGGCCATTTACCAAGTTGGGCTCAGATTGGCTGGGTACTGCTCGCTATGATCGGTGCGCGAAGCGCTGCCTTTGGACTCAATCGAATGATCGACCGTGTGATTGATGCCAAGAATCCTAGAACGGCTGGACGAGCCATACCAGCAGGACTTCTCAAAATCAGTGAAGTTGTTGTTTTTGTAATTATTTCTTTTCTTTTATTATTTTGGGCGGCATCACAGCTTAATCCGCTGTCAGTAAAACTTCTTCCAATTGCTGTATTCATGCTCGTTATTTATTCTTATACGAAACGATTTACATGGGCTTGCCATATCGTATTAGGTTTTACGATTGCCCTCGCTCCGCTTGGCGGATGGGTCGCAGTGACAGGAGAAATTAACCTGAGCAGTCTTGTACTGTATGTTGCGGCCGCTTTTTGGACAGCTGGTTTTGATATTATTTATGCGTGCCAGGATATTGAATTTGATAGAGAAGAAGGCGTGTACTCCATTCCTTCGCGTTTTGGTGTTGCTGGAGCATTGACTATTGCAAAAGTATTTCACCTCATTACTGCGGCTGGCTTTATTGCCTTACTCTTTATTACAGGCCTCAGCTGGATCTATGCAGTAGGAATTTTGATCTCTTGTGCGCTGCTTATTTATGAGCATTACATTGTGACACCGAGTGATCTAAGTCGTTTACAGACGGCTTTCTTTACTCTGAACAGTGTAGTCAGCATCGTAATCTTTGTCTTTACTTTGATTGATGTGGTGGTGTTTTAA
- a CDS encoding NAD(P)H-dependent glycerol-3-phosphate dehydrogenase: MSNKVTLLVAGSWGTALASVLADNGHDVYMWTRSNEQAAEINEQHTNARYLPGIILSERIRATNDMEEAVEGSQAIIIVAPSSAMRSVVQQLQPFYKKGTLIVHATKGFETATLKRMSVVISEELGCPEGDIVVLSGPSHAEEVVQKKPTTTVVASLNDELANRARDLFMNVNFRVYTNRDLLGVELAGAFKNIIALGAGMSDGLGFGDNAKAAIITRGLAEIARIGVEMGANPLTFSGLAGVGDLVVTATSKHSRNWRAGYSLGQGKPLQEVLDAMGMVVEGIRTTEAAHAISQKYNVQMPIADQLYKVLFTGKDSRTAVEALMGRDPKTEMEVMRLETWEQWHT; this comes from the coding sequence TTGTCTAACAAAGTAACGTTACTGGTAGCTGGAAGCTGGGGAACTGCACTGGCAAGTGTTCTTGCAGACAATGGCCATGATGTATACATGTGGACACGAAGTAACGAGCAAGCTGCTGAGATCAACGAGCAGCATACGAATGCTCGGTACTTACCCGGCATTATTTTATCAGAACGGATTAGGGCTACAAATGATATGGAAGAAGCGGTAGAAGGCAGTCAGGCTATTATTATTGTAGCTCCTTCTTCAGCGATGCGTTCCGTAGTACAACAGCTGCAGCCTTTTTACAAAAAAGGCACACTGATTGTACATGCAACGAAAGGCTTTGAAACGGCAACTTTAAAGAGAATGTCTGTTGTCATTTCGGAGGAACTCGGCTGTCCTGAGGGAGATATTGTTGTGCTTTCAGGTCCGAGTCATGCGGAAGAAGTCGTTCAGAAAAAACCGACCACAACTGTGGTGGCGTCCTTAAATGATGAGCTTGCTAATCGTGCTCGAGATTTGTTCATGAATGTGAACTTTCGAGTATACACCAATCGAGATTTGCTTGGTGTTGAACTAGCAGGTGCGTTTAAGAATATCATTGCTTTAGGTGCAGGAATGTCAGACGGTCTTGGATTTGGTGATAATGCCAAAGCAGCGATCATAACCCGCGGCCTTGCGGAGATTGCTCGAATAGGTGTAGAGATGGGGGCTAACCCGCTTACCTTTTCGGGACTCGCTGGCGTAGGGGATTTAGTCGTGACCGCAACAAGCAAGCATAGCCGTAACTGGCGTGCTGGATATTCGCTTGGACAAGGCAAACCGCTGCAAGAAGTACTAGATGCCATGGGCATGGTTGTGGAAGGAATTCGTACTACAGAAGCAGCTCATGCGATATCACAAAAGTATAATGTCCAAATGCCGATCGCTGATCAGCTCTATAAAGTGCTTTTCACAGGCAAAGACAGCCGTACTGCGGTAGAAGCGCTGATGGGCCGCGATCCGAAGACTGAGATGGAAGTCATGAGACTCGAAACATGGGAGCAGTGGCATACTTAG
- the spoIVA gene encoding stage IV sporulation protein A, whose translation MEKVDIFKDIAERTGGDIYLGVVGAVRTGKSTFIKRFMETIVLPNITNEADRVRAIDELPQSAAGKTIMTTEPKFVPNSAVQIKVADGLDVNVRLVDCVGYAVEGAKGYEDENGPRMISTPWFEEPIPFQEAAEIGTRKVIQEHSTLGVVVTTDGTIAEIARESYVESEERVIAELKEVGKPFVLIINSTKPKGEEALQLRAELAEKYDVPVMTLSAATMTEEDVTGVLREVLYEFPVHEVNVNLPSWVMVLNENHWLRASYENSVRDTVKDIRRLRDVDHVVSQFMEYEFIDRAGLSGMNMGQGVAEIDLYAPDELYDQILYEVVGIEIRGKDHLLQLMQDFSHAKKEYDRFAEALEMVKTTGYGIAAPSLAEMALDEPELIRQGTRFGVRLKATAPSIHMIRVDVESEFAPIIGTEKQSEELVRYLMQDFENDPIKVWDSDMFGRSLHSIVREGIQGKIAMMPDNARYKLQETLGRIINEGSGGLIAIIL comes from the coding sequence TTGGAAAAAGTAGACATTTTCAAAGACATTGCTGAGCGAACCGGTGGAGACATTTATCTCGGAGTAGTCGGTGCAGTTCGCACAGGGAAATCAACATTCATCAAACGATTCATGGAAACAATTGTTTTACCTAACATTACGAATGAAGCAGACAGAGTAAGGGCGATTGATGAACTTCCGCAAAGTGCAGCTGGAAAAACAATAATGACCACTGAACCTAAATTTGTACCTAACAGTGCCGTACAGATTAAAGTAGCAGATGGCCTTGATGTTAATGTCCGTCTTGTGGATTGTGTAGGATATGCGGTAGAGGGAGCCAAAGGGTATGAAGATGAAAATGGCCCCCGCATGATTTCTACACCTTGGTTTGAAGAACCGATTCCTTTTCAGGAAGCAGCAGAGATTGGGACACGAAAGGTCATTCAGGAACATTCCACACTTGGTGTCGTGGTCACAACTGATGGCACGATTGCGGAGATTGCACGTGAATCCTATGTGGAATCCGAAGAAAGAGTCATCGCTGAACTGAAAGAAGTAGGTAAACCTTTTGTTCTCATCATAAACTCAACGAAACCTAAGGGCGAAGAAGCCTTACAACTTCGTGCTGAACTTGCTGAAAAATATGATGTCCCTGTTATGACATTAAGTGCTGCAACGATGACAGAAGAGGATGTTACCGGTGTGCTTCGAGAAGTACTGTATGAATTCCCGGTTCACGAGGTGAATGTAAATTTACCAAGCTGGGTTATGGTACTGAATGAAAATCACTGGCTGCGTGCAAGTTATGAGAACTCCGTTCGGGATACAGTAAAGGATATTCGCAGACTAAGAGATGTGGATCATGTAGTATCTCAGTTTATGGAATATGAATTTATTGACCGGGCAGGACTCAGTGGAATGAATATGGGGCAAGGGGTTGCAGAGATTGATCTCTATGCGCCAGATGAGCTTTATGATCAGATTTTATATGAGGTAGTGGGAATTGAGATTAGAGGTAAGGATCACCTCTTGCAACTGATGCAGGACTTCTCCCACGCCAAAAAGGAGTATGACCGTTTCGCAGAAGCACTGGAAATGGTCAAAACAACGGGGTACGGAATTGCTGCTCCATCGCTTGCTGAGATGGCTTTGGATGAACCCGAACTTATCCGTCAAGGAACTAGATTTGGGGTTAGGCTGAAAGCAACAGCACCATCGATCCACATGATCCGTGTCGATGTAGAGTCTGAATTTGCACCGATTATTGGTACCGAGAAACAGAGTGAGGAACTAGTCCGATATCTCATGCAGGATTTCGAAAATGATCCAATTAAGGTATGGGATTCAGATATGTTTGGTCGTTCCCTGCATTCCATTGTAAGGGAAGGAATCCAAGGTAAAATTGCCATGATGCCGGATAATGCAAGATATAAACTCCAAGAGACGCTCGGACGGATCATTAACGAAGGTTCCGGCGGACTGATAGCAATCATATTGTAA
- the der gene encoding ribosome biogenesis GTPase Der, producing the protein MARPVVAIVGRPNVGKSTIFNRIIGDRLAIVEDKPGITRDRLYGVAEWNGKPFSIIDTGGIEIDGEDIILRSIRMQAELAIEEADVIVFMCDAKTGVTQADEEVAQILYRSGKPIIVAVNKVDNMGRSDLIYEFYSFGFGDPIGISGSHGTGIGDLLDAIASNLPELEEDGYDEDVIRVALIGRPNVGKSSLVNAILGEERVIVSDIAGTTRDAIDTPFEKDGQRYVLIDTAGMRKRGKVYETTEKYSVMRAMRAIERADVVLVVINGEEGIIDQDKHIAGYAYEAGKASLFVVNKWDVVDKDDKTMREFEKNIRDHFLFMTYAPIVFLSAKTKQRLQKLLPVVQHVSQQHVMRVQTHLLNDVVSDAVAINPPPTDKGRRLRINYVTQVAVKPPTIVVFVNDPELMHFSYERYLENKIRAAFNFEGTPIRIFTRRKSDEG; encoded by the coding sequence ATGGCAAGACCCGTTGTGGCTATAGTCGGACGTCCGAATGTAGGAAAATCAACAATTTTTAACCGGATCATCGGCGATCGGTTGGCCATTGTGGAGGATAAACCGGGAATTACGCGTGACCGTTTGTATGGTGTGGCGGAATGGAACGGCAAACCTTTCAGTATTATTGATACGGGAGGAATCGAAATTGATGGTGAAGATATCATTCTGAGATCCATCCGTATGCAAGCAGAACTCGCTATTGAAGAAGCTGATGTCATCGTATTTATGTGTGATGCGAAGACAGGCGTTACGCAAGCTGATGAAGAAGTGGCTCAAATCCTGTATCGATCCGGTAAACCGATCATCGTTGCAGTTAATAAAGTAGACAATATGGGTCGAAGCGACCTCATTTATGAATTCTATTCTTTTGGTTTTGGTGATCCGATTGGTATCTCCGGAAGTCATGGTACGGGCATTGGTGACTTGCTTGATGCGATTGCTAGTAACCTCCCTGAGCTTGAGGAAGATGGGTATGATGAGGATGTAATTAGAGTCGCTCTCATCGGACGGCCAAATGTAGGAAAATCATCGCTAGTCAATGCAATTCTTGGGGAAGAACGCGTTATCGTAAGTGATATTGCCGGAACAACAAGGGATGCAATTGATACTCCATTCGAAAAAGATGGTCAGCGCTATGTCCTTATTGACACGGCAGGTATGAGAAAACGCGGTAAGGTATATGAAACTACTGAGAAATACAGTGTAATGCGTGCCATGCGTGCGATTGAACGTGCAGATGTTGTACTGGTTGTAATTAACGGCGAAGAGGGAATCATTGATCAGGACAAGCATATTGCTGGTTATGCTTATGAAGCAGGTAAAGCTTCTTTATTCGTCGTGAACAAATGGGATGTTGTAGATAAAGACGACAAAACCATGCGTGAATTCGAAAAGAATATTCGGGATCATTTCTTGTTCATGACCTATGCACCGATCGTATTCCTATCTGCAAAAACTAAACAGCGCTTACAAAAATTGCTTCCTGTAGTACAACATGTATCACAGCAGCATGTCATGCGTGTTCAGACTCATTTACTTAACGATGTAGTATCTGATGCAGTGGCGATTAACCCGCCGCCAACAGACAAAGGAAGACGACTGCGCATTAATTATGTAACACAAGTAGCAGTGAAGCCTCCTACCATAGTTGTGTTTGTAAATGATCCGGAACTGATGCACTTCTCTTACGAGCGTTATCTTGAGAATAAAATACGTGCTGCTTTCAATTTTGAAGGTACACCTATTCGTATATTTACTCGGCGTAAGTCCGACGAAGGTTAG
- a CDS encoding heptaprenyl diphosphate synthase component 1 codes for MISYRVANLAKKYTDYDMIQRHTELPTFPNGRVQLLYTFLNQGQRHSVEDSELFSLVTALVQMGLDTHEMIDVQEEDLGEQDMRSRQLKVLGGDFFSSRFYQLLAQSGHISVIALLSDGICRLNERKMSLYDRMKKHKLSSEEYVQESVQLKKQLFLSFQNMIAEQQAELYDQFLTSVSLLDLLVEEREAASDVERSKSRFAYLHVYENESSDVRSALAKGKVTPSEWNELINKHKTIEVLTKKIDQSVLLVQGLLESQVQDHVLCEELKTLIEPYFIHRASA; via the coding sequence ATGATTTCATACCGCGTAGCAAATCTTGCAAAAAAATATACGGATTACGATATGATACAGCGGCATACGGAATTGCCGACGTTTCCTAATGGCCGTGTACAATTGCTTTACACGTTTTTGAACCAAGGGCAGAGACATTCAGTTGAGGACAGCGAACTCTTTTCCTTAGTTACAGCACTTGTACAGATGGGACTAGATACGCATGAAATGATTGATGTTCAGGAAGAAGATCTTGGAGAGCAGGATATGCGTTCTCGTCAGTTAAAGGTGCTCGGAGGCGATTTTTTTAGTTCGCGGTTTTATCAATTGCTGGCCCAGTCTGGTCATATATCGGTTATTGCTTTGCTCAGTGATGGGATCTGCCGATTAAATGAACGGAAGATGAGCCTTTATGACCGTATGAAGAAACACAAGCTTTCCTCGGAAGAATATGTGCAGGAATCGGTACAGCTGAAGAAGCAGCTGTTTCTTTCTTTTCAAAACATGATTGCGGAGCAGCAAGCAGAGCTTTATGACCAGTTTCTAACCTCAGTTAGTCTTTTGGATCTGCTTGTTGAAGAACGGGAAGCTGCTAGCGATGTGGAACGTTCAAAATCAAGATTTGCTTATTTACATGTCTATGAGAATGAAAGTTCAGATGTACGCTCTGCCTTGGCAAAAGGGAAGGTTACTCCTTCCGAATGGAATGAACTGATTAACAAGCATAAAACAATTGAAGTACTGACGAAGAAGATAGACCAGTCCGTTCTTTTGGTTCAAGGTTTATTAGAGAGTCAAGTGCAAGATCATGTACTTTGTGAAGAACTCAAGACCCTCATAGAACCCTATTTCATACATAGGGCAAGTGCATAA
- the rpsA gene encoding 30S ribosomal protein S1, whose product MSEETKNQEVTEAATQDELDSFVSLKKGDTVKGTIVKLEDNQAYVSIGYKYDGVIPVRELSSVQVDNISEAVEVGQEVECKVVSIDDEKEKLVLSKRAIDSENAWEDLAKKQESGEVFEVVVSDVVKGGVVADVGVRGFIPASMVERHFVEDFSDYKGKTLRVVVKELDREANKVILSQKDVLDAEHEVNKQKVIAELTEGQQIEGTVQRLTQFGAFVDVGGVDGLVHVSEIAWSHVDKPADVLSEGEKVNVKVLKVDPEKGKISLSIKAAQPGPWETAADQFKTGDIVTGTVKRLVQFGAFVEIAPGVEGLVHISQISHKHIGTPHEVLKEGQEVQVKVLELNPAEQRASLSIKETEEAPADAAPRAEKSRKSNAPREVVNNPNVSLSNEGLSVTLGDLFGDKLSKFK is encoded by the coding sequence ATGTCGGAAGAAACTAAAAATCAAGAAGTAACAGAAGCAGCAACCCAAGATGAATTGGATTCATTCGTATCATTAAAAAAAGGCGATACTGTAAAAGGAACCATTGTCAAATTGGAAGATAACCAAGCTTATGTAAGTATTGGATATAAATATGACGGTGTGATTCCAGTTCGCGAACTTTCCTCTGTACAAGTGGATAATATCAGCGAAGCAGTAGAAGTTGGCCAAGAAGTGGAATGCAAAGTAGTCAGCATCGATGACGAGAAAGAAAAACTCGTTCTTTCCAAACGTGCAATCGATAGCGAAAATGCTTGGGAAGATCTTGCTAAAAAACAAGAGTCTGGTGAAGTATTTGAAGTTGTTGTATCCGATGTCGTTAAAGGCGGCGTAGTTGCTGACGTTGGCGTACGCGGATTCATCCCTGCTTCTATGGTTGAGCGTCATTTTGTGGAAGATTTCAGTGATTACAAAGGAAAAACACTTCGCGTTGTAGTAAAAGAACTTGATCGTGAAGCTAACAAAGTAATCCTTTCCCAAAAAGATGTTCTAGATGCAGAACACGAAGTTAACAAACAAAAAGTGATTGCTGAACTTACTGAAGGACAACAAATTGAAGGTACTGTACAGCGCCTGACTCAATTTGGAGCTTTCGTAGATGTAGGCGGCGTTGACGGTCTTGTTCACGTATCCGAGATTGCTTGGAGCCATGTGGATAAACCAGCTGACGTTCTTTCCGAAGGCGAAAAAGTGAATGTGAAAGTACTGAAAGTTGACCCTGAAAAAGGTAAAATCAGCCTCAGTATCAAAGCAGCACAACCAGGTCCTTGGGAAACGGCTGCAGATCAGTTCAAAACAGGCGATATCGTAACAGGTACTGTAAAACGTCTGGTTCAGTTTGGTGCTTTCGTAGAAATCGCACCAGGTGTAGAAGGTTTGGTTCATATTTCCCAGATTTCTCACAAACACATCGGTACTCCGCATGAAGTTCTGAAAGAAGGACAAGAAGTTCAAGTGAAAGTTCTGGAACTGAACCCTGCTGAGCAACGTGCAAGCCTGAGCATCAAAGAAACAGAAGAAGCTCCTGCTGATGCAGCGCCGCGTGCTGAAAAATCCAGAAAATCAAATGCTCCACGTGAAGTGGTTAACAACCCTAACGTTTCTTTGAGCAACGAAGGACTCAGCGTTACACTGGGCGACCTTTTCGGTGATAAATTAAGTAAATTTAAATAA
- a CDS encoding demethylmenaquinone methyltransferase, translated as MQHGGNKPKEQYVHSVFQSIAGKYDVMNDTLSFRRHKAWRKFTMKKMNVQPGQTALDVCCGTCDWTLALAEASETGHIEGLDFSSNMLEVGQRKVEKLGRKQQITLIQGNAMSLPYEDNSFDYVTIGFGLRNVPDIKQVLNEMKRVVKPGGKVVCLELSKPTWQPFKGLYYFYFRNMLPFIAKLLAKRYEQYKWLPDSLMMFPGRAELEQIFKETGLQNVTSFALTGGIAALHIGTKESQHV; from the coding sequence ATGCAGCATGGGGGGAACAAGCCGAAGGAACAGTACGTCCATTCGGTTTTTCAGAGTATTGCTGGTAAGTATGATGTAATGAATGACACGCTTAGCTTTAGGAGGCATAAGGCCTGGCGTAAATTCACAATGAAAAAAATGAATGTACAGCCTGGACAAACGGCACTAGATGTCTGCTGCGGTACTTGTGACTGGACGCTCGCACTTGCAGAGGCAAGTGAAACGGGTCACATCGAAGGACTTGATTTTAGCAGCAATATGCTGGAAGTAGGTCAGCGTAAAGTTGAAAAATTAGGCCGCAAACAGCAGATCACGCTTATTCAGGGAAATGCGATGAGTTTGCCTTATGAAGATAACAGCTTTGATTACGTAACGATCGGCTTTGGTCTTCGTAATGTGCCGGATATCAAACAAGTATTAAACGAAATGAAGCGGGTAGTAAAACCAGGAGGGAAGGTCGTCTGTCTGGAACTCTCTAAACCTACCTGGCAGCCGTTTAAAGGTTTGTATTATTTTTATTTTAGAAATATGCTTCCTTTCATTGCCAAGCTGTTAGCAAAGCGTTACGAACAGTACAAATGGTTACCTGACTCCCTTATGATGTTTCCTGGAAGAGCGGAACTCGAACAGATTTTCAAAGAGACCGGCTTACAAAACGTCACTTCCTTTGCCTTGACGGGCGGAATAGCAGCATTACATATCGGGACCAAGGAGAGTCAGCATGTTTAA
- a CDS encoding DUF2768 family protein, which yields MDAMDKMWLSIIAVLIMGLSVFLITFARAKTKGIIKGVLSFLAFIIMLLGLLSGLVSIM from the coding sequence ATGGATGCAATGGACAAGATGTGGCTTTCGATTATCGCTGTGCTAATTATGGGATTGTCTGTCTTCCTGATTACTTTTGCACGTGCGAAGACAAAGGGTATAATAAAAGGAGTTTTATCTTTCCTTGCTTTTATAATTATGCTGCTCGGACTTCTTAGTGGTCTGGTATCCATTATGTAA
- the plsY gene encoding glycerol-3-phosphate 1-O-acyltransferase PlsY gives MIYAIMAIIISYLLGSVSFSFLLGKLTKGIDIRDHGSGNAGATNTLRVLGKGPAILVLVLDVAKGIAAVWIGKWLGGDSQWVPALCGVAAIVGHNWPVFFRFRGGKGIATAIGVLATLCLLPALYAGIIAIMCIVITRYVSLGSLIFVFLTPVFLFILLYPWPIFWCSLVICILAFWRHRTNIRKLIRGEENKLGSRSSKGGKRVV, from the coding sequence GTGATTTATGCTATCATGGCTATAATCATCAGCTATCTTCTAGGTTCCGTAAGCTTTAGCTTTTTGCTTGGTAAACTAACAAAAGGCATAGATATACGGGATCATGGAAGCGGCAATGCAGGCGCAACGAATACGTTACGTGTTCTTGGTAAAGGACCGGCTATTCTTGTGCTTGTACTTGACGTTGCAAAAGGGATCGCAGCGGTATGGATCGGCAAATGGCTTGGCGGTGATTCACAGTGGGTTCCAGCGCTGTGCGGAGTCGCTGCTATTGTTGGTCATAACTGGCCCGTATTTTTCCGTTTTCGTGGAGGGAAAGGGATTGCAACCGCCATTGGCGTGCTTGCAACCCTTTGTTTGTTACCCGCTTTATATGCAGGAATTATAGCGATTATGTGTATTGTAATTACTAGATACGTATCCTTAGGTTCTTTAATTTTCGTATTTCTAACACCAGTGTTCTTATTTATCCTTCTTTATCCATGGCCGATATTTTGGTGTAGTCTCGTGATTTGTATACTAGCCTTCTGGAGGCATCGGACGAATATCAGAAAACTGATACGCGGGGAAGAAAATAAGCTGGGATCTCGTTCATCAAAAGGGGGTAAACGGGTTGTCTAA
- a CDS encoding IS30 family transposase produces the protein MSYTHLSIIERSKLEVLHQLGLSARAIARELDRHHSTISRELRKNQSLNGYQAVASEHRYKHLRQAQKPREKWTETLGKEIEQRLHETWSPEQISMRYRLKGEPMVSFKTIYCWLYQGRMIRNTVQQLRHKGKRQKPQEKRGRFLVGTSIKQRPKEIRSRETFGHWELDTVVSSRGKSKACVATCIERKTRLYTAIKMPDRTSLSMEIAIGVVAAQYPAQTFQTATVDRGKEFACFRELEESHGMTVYFADPYSSWQRGSNENGNGLLREFFPKGKDFAKVTEEELEHALQLINNRPRKCLGWKTAHESFEEEVSHLD, from the coding sequence ATGAGCTACACACATCTTAGCATAATTGAACGCAGTAAACTAGAAGTATTACATCAACTGGGGCTGTCCGCCCGAGCCATTGCTCGCGAATTGGATCGTCATCATTCCACGATCAGCCGGGAACTGAGGAAAAATCAAAGCCTAAATGGTTATCAAGCGGTAGCATCAGAGCATCGTTATAAGCATCTTCGCCAAGCTCAGAAACCTAGAGAAAAATGGACGGAGACACTCGGAAAAGAAATTGAACAGCGACTTCACGAAACCTGGTCTCCTGAGCAAATCTCTATGCGTTATAGACTGAAAGGAGAGCCCATGGTTTCGTTCAAAACGATCTATTGCTGGCTTTATCAAGGACGTATGATTCGTAACACCGTTCAGCAGTTAAGACACAAAGGAAAAAGACAAAAACCCCAAGAAAAACGAGGTCGCTTCCTCGTAGGCACTTCTATCAAACAACGGCCTAAAGAGATTCGTTCCCGTGAAACCTTTGGACACTGGGAACTGGACACGGTCGTCTCCAGCCGAGGAAAAAGTAAGGCTTGTGTCGCTACATGTATCGAGCGAAAAACAAGGCTATACACTGCTATTAAAATGCCAGATCGCACTTCATTATCAATGGAAATTGCTATTGGTGTAGTTGCTGCACAGTACCCTGCCCAAACCTTCCAGACAGCTACCGTAGACCGTGGTAAAGAGTTCGCGTGCTTTCGTGAATTGGAAGAGTCACACGGTATGACGGTATATTTTGCAGATCCTTATTCCTCATGGCAACGAGGCTCCAATGAGAATGGAAACGGGCTCCTTCGAGAGTTCTTCCCAAAAGGAAAGGACTTTGCAAAGGTGACCGAGGAAGAATTAGAACACGCCCTCCAACTTATTAACAACAGACCAAGGAAATGTTTGGGATGGAAAACTGCTCACGAATCATTTGAAGAAGAAGTGTCGCACTTGGATTGA